From the genome of Vanessa tameamea isolate UH-Manoa-2023 chromosome 16, ilVanTame1 primary haplotype, whole genome shotgun sequence, one region includes:
- the Dachs gene encoding unconventional myosin-IXAa isoform X1, with product MLLPDQTYEGASATTPSSAPTASPTLAPLAALLRSHHVRPDFFCTYRSRQIHTHRQTSVGQEKKEETLEEPGERRQTVHRPRRVRSQRLADASSSNEAVHLQRRLLSLSSELVTLRNHLHVGGASGGGAGAAGAAGTAASGTSSSGSQPAVPPRAPLLLPPPAPAPPLQPHHPPPPPPEARWRAGSGSGTATASACAGAGVGAGAGTDVDDLIHLRGPLTEDAVVRALQARFYQNKFYTSVGPILIAMNAYTDAGNALTPGAARAQRPELARLVHDAVRHQADTGCPQAIILSGVSGSGKTYASMVLLRRLFDVAGGGPETDAFKHLAAAFTVLRSLGTAATHANSHSSRIGHFIEVQVTDGALYRTKIHCYFLDQTRVVRPPAGERNYHIFYQMLAGLTTDERSQLHLDGYTANDLRYLASSHPRRPEAEDGARFHAWKSCLGVLGIPFLDVLRVLAAVLLLGNVHFTDNAEGTAEPNGEAELVAAGSLLGVGAAALMRGLGTRCAPRAARGQARAPASAAAAAAARDALAKALYCRTVATIVRRANSLKRLGSTLGTLSSDSNESVHQDAASRRASTAGGGARGRAGARSMAALNDAVRHATDGFVGILDMFGFEDAGPSRLEHLCANLCAETMQHFYNTHVFKSSAESCREEGVTGALEVEYVDNVPCIDLVSSLRTGLLAALDVECAARNTAEQYVSRIKSAHRGHPRLAEPRPPHPRRFAVRHYAGEVTYDASDFLDANRDAVPDELLAAFDTRTCEFGFATHLFGAELKALAAAGGPAGAQFRASPTAGGAAVAAGALGAAPPAPCSPAAPPSTLTQDFHTRLDNLLRTLVHARPHFVRCLRANSTETPMHFDRLTVARQVRALQILETVQLMASGYPHRMRFRAFSGRYRALWRRSASGADRESGAGCARVLRSVAAAAAPPAPASPAAVRWALGKRHVFLSEGMRQVLERMRRARRQAAAERIQAAWRAQRARAARGARPAPPARRRPAPIAGTPPPDPADKCDPQLVKRTCSLFGLDLERPPPLPPSRAYTVANGVKLGYPQQRTVAADWDEAGVRLRVGDCVLALGAARRGHVSVQAGGRTVPVPHAVLGPPRAPRPAPPPPPAPA from the exons ATGTTGCTGCCGGACCAGACGTACGAGGGTGCCTCGGCCACCACCCCCTCCTCCGCCCCCACCGCCTCCCCCACATTGGCACCGCTGGCCGCGCTGCTGCGTTCGCATCACGTACGCCCAGACTTCTTCTGCACATACCGGTCTCGACAGATTCACACACatag ACAGACGTCGGTGGGTCAAGAGAAGAAAGAAGAGACGCTGGAGGAGCCCGGTGAGCGGCGTCAGACAGTGCACCGACCGCGTCGCGTGCGCTCTCAACGCCTCG CAGACGCATCTTCGTCGAACGAAGCGGTGCACCTCCAGCGGCGGCTGCTAAGCCTCAGCTCGGAGCTGGTCACCCTCCGCAATCATCTACACGTTGGCGGAGCGAGCGGTGGCGGAGCGGGCGCCGCTGGAGCTGCCGGCACCGCCGCCAGCGGTACTTCGTCCAGCGGCTCGCAGCCCGCAGTGCCCCCTCGCGCTCCATTGTTACTTCCACCACCGGCACCTGCGCCACCATTGCAGCCTCACCACCCTCCGCCGCCTCCACCAG AGGCGAGATGGCGGGCGGGCAGCGGAAGCGGGACCGCCACGGCGAGCGCATGCGCGGGCGCGGGCGTCGGAGCGGGCGCGGGGACCGACGTGGACGACCTCATCCACCTGCGCGGCCCGCTCACCGAGGACGCCGTAGTGCGAGCACTTCAGGCGCgattctatcaaaataaattctac ACGTCCGTGGGGCCGATACTCATCGCGATGAACGCGTACACGGACGCCGGCAACGCGCTGACGccgggcgcggcgcgcgcgcagcgGCCCGAGCTGGCGCGCCTCGTGCACGACGCCGTGCGCCACCAGGCCGACACCGGCTGCCCGCAGGCCATCATACTGTCAG GTGTATCGGGTTCGGGTAAGACGTACGCGTCGATGGTGCTGCTTCGGAGACTATTCGACGTGGCGGGCGGCGGGCCGGAGACCGACGCCTTCAAGCATCTGGCGGCCGCCTTCACCGTCCTCCGCTCGCTCGGCACCGCCGCCACACACGCTAACTCGCATTCCAGTAGGATC GGACATTTCATCGAGGTGCAGGTGACGGACGGCGCCCTGTACCGCACCAAGATTCACTGCTACTTCCTGGACCAGACGCGCGTGGTGCGGCCGCCGGCGGGCGAGCGCAACTATCACATCTTCTACCAGATGCTGGCCGGCCTCACGACCGACGAGCGCTCGCAGCTACATCTCGATGGCTACACGGCGAACGACCTGCG TTATTTGGCCTCTTCTCACCCACGACGACCCGAAGCCGAAGACGGGGCTCGGTTTCATGCGTGGAAGAGCTGTCTCGGAGTCCTCGGTATACCATTTCTGGACGTACTGAGGGTGCTGGCCGCGGTGCTGCTGCTCGGCAACGTCCACTTCACTGACAACGCAGAGGGAACGGCGGAACCGAACGGAGAG GCGGAGTTGGTGGCGGCCGGCTCGCTGCTGGGCGTGGGCGCGGCGGCGCTGATGCGCGGGCTGGGCACGCGctgcgcgccgcgcgccgcccgcgGGCAGGCGCGCGCGCCCGccagcgccgccgccgccgccgccgcgcgcgaCGCGCTCGCCAAGGCGCTCTACTGCCGCACCGTCGCCACCATCGTGCGCCGCGCCAACTCGCTCAAGCGCCTCGGCTCCACGCTGGGCACCTTGTCGTCGGACTCCAACGAATCC GTGCACCAGGACGCGGCGTCGCGACGCGCCTCGACggccggcggcggcgcgcgcggccgTGCGGGCGCTCGCTCGATGGCGGCGCTCAACGACGCCGTGCGTCACGCCACCGACGGCTTCGTCGGCATCCTCGATATGTTCGGCTTCGAGGACGCCGGCCCGAGTCGGCTCGAACATCTCTGCGCTAATCTTTGCGCCGAAACGATGCAACACTTCTACAATACCCACGTTTTCAAG TCTTCGGCGGAGTCCTGTCGAGAGGAAGGAGTGACCGGTGCGCTGGAAGTGGAGTACGTGGACAACGTGCCTTGCATCGACCTGGTGTCGTCGCTGCGCACGGGGCTGCTGGCCGCACTCGACGTGGAGTGCGCCGCGCGCAACACGGCCGAGCAATACGTCTCTCGCATTAAATCCGCTCATAG AGGTCATCCGAGATTGGCGGAACCGAGACCGCCGCACCCTCGGCGCTTTGCTGTCAGACACTACGCGGGCGAGGTGACCTACGACGCTAGCGATTTTCTGGATGCGAATCGCGACGCGGTACCCGACGAGTTGTTGGCCGCTTTCGATACGAGGACTTGCGAGTTCGGTTTTGCAACACACCTCTTCGGTGCCGAACTCAAG GCGCTGGCGGCGGCGGGCGGGCCGGCGGGCGCGCAGTTCCGCGCGTCCCCcacggcgggcggcgcggcagtggcggcgggcgcgctgggcgccgcgccccccgcgccctgCTCGCCCGCCGCGCCCCCCTCCACGCTCACGCAGGACTTCCACACGCGCCTCGACAACCTGCTGCGCACACTCGTCCATGCGCGTCCGCACTTTGTGCGCTGTCTGCGAGCCAACTCGACGGAGACCCCCATGCATTTCGATCGCCTCACGGTCGCACGACAG GTTCGCGCTTTGCAAATTCTGGAAACCGTCCAACTCATGGCCAGCGGATACCCGCATCGCATGCGGTTTCGCGCGTTCAGCGGCCGCTACCGCGCGCTGTGGCGACGCAGCGCCAGCGGGGCGGACCGCGAGTCCGGCGCGGGCTGCGCTCGCGTGCTGCGCTCCgtggccgccgccgccgcgccccccgcgcccgccTCGCCCGCCGCTGTGCGCTGGGCGCTCGGCAAACGACACGTATTTCTCAGCGAGGGAATGCGACAG GTTTTGGAGCGTATGAGGCGCGCTCGCCGGCAGGCGGCCGCAGAGCGCATCCAAGCGGCGTGGCGGGCGCAGCGCGCGCGAGCGGCGCGCGGCGCCCGCCCTGCTCCTCCCGCGCGGCGCCGCCCCGCGCCCATCGCCGGCACTCCGCCGCCCGACCCCGCCGACAAGTGCGATCCCCAACTCGTCAAACGGACCTGCTCGCTCTTCGGCCTCGACTTG GAGCGGCCGCCGCCGCTGCCGCCGTCGCGCGCGTACACGGTGGCGAACGGCGTGAAGCTGGGCTACCCGCAGCAGCGCACCGTGGCGGCGGACTGGGACGAGGCCGGCGTGCGGCTGCGCGTGGGCGACTGCGTGCTGGCGCtgggcgcggcgcggcgcgggcaCGTGTCGGTGCAGGCGGGCGGGCGCACGGTGCCCGTGCCGCACGCCGTGCTGGGCCCGCCCCGCGCGCCGCgccccgcgccgccgccgccgcccgcgcccgcctgA
- the Dachs gene encoding unconventional myosin-IXAa isoform X3, with translation MLLPDQTYEGASATTPSSAPTASPTLAPLAALLRSHHVRPDFFCTYRSRQIHTHRQTSVGQEKKEETLEEPGERRQTVHRPRRVRSQRLADASSSNEAVHLQRRLLSLSSELVTLRNHLHVGGASGGGAGAAGAAGTAASGTSSSGSQPAVPPRAPLLLPPPAPAPPLQPHHPPPPPPEARWRAGSGSGTATASACAGAGVGAGAGTDVDDLIHLRGPLTEDAVVRALQARFYQNKFYTSVGPILIAMNAYTDAGNALTPGAARAQRPELARLVHDAVRHQADTGCPQAIILSGVSGSGKTYASMVLLRRLFDVAGGGPETDAFKHLAAAFTVLRSLGTAATHANSHSSRIGHFIEVQVTDGALYRTKIHCYFLDQTRVVRPPAGERNYHIFYQMLAGLTTDERSQLHLDGYTANDLRYLASSHPRRPEAEDGARFHAWKSCLGVLGIPFLDVLRVLAAVLLLGNVHFTDNAEGTAEPNGEAELVAAGSLLGVGAAALMRGLGTRCAPRAARGQARAPASAAAAAAARDALAKALYCRTVATIVRRANSLKRLGSTLGTLSSDSNESDAASRRASTAGGGARGRAGARSMAALNDAVRHATDGFVGILDMFGFEDAGPSRLEHLCANLCAETMQHFYNTHVFKSSAESCREEGVTGALEVEYVDNVPCIDLVSSLRTGLLAALDVECAARNTAEQYVSRIKSAHRGHPRLAEPRPPHPRRFAVRHYAGEVTYDASDFLDANRDAVPDELLAAFDTRTCEFGFATHLFGAELKALAAAGGPAGAQFRASPTAGGAAVAAGALGAAPPAPCSPAAPPSTLTQDFHTRLDNLLRTLVHARPHFVRCLRANSTETPMHFDRLTVARQVRALQILETVQLMASGYPHRMRFRAFSGRYRALWRRSASGADRESGAGCARVLRSVAAAAAPPAPASPAAVRWALGKRHVFLSEGMRQVLERMRRARRQAAAERIQAAWRAQRARAARGARPAPPARRRPAPIAGTPPPDPADKCDPQLVKRTCSLFGLDLERPPPLPPSRAYTVANGVKLGYPQQRTVAADWDEAGVRLRVGDCVLALGAARRGHVSVQAGGRTVPVPHAVLGPPRAPRPAPPPPPAPA, from the exons ATGTTGCTGCCGGACCAGACGTACGAGGGTGCCTCGGCCACCACCCCCTCCTCCGCCCCCACCGCCTCCCCCACATTGGCACCGCTGGCCGCGCTGCTGCGTTCGCATCACGTACGCCCAGACTTCTTCTGCACATACCGGTCTCGACAGATTCACACACatag ACAGACGTCGGTGGGTCAAGAGAAGAAAGAAGAGACGCTGGAGGAGCCCGGTGAGCGGCGTCAGACAGTGCACCGACCGCGTCGCGTGCGCTCTCAACGCCTCG CAGACGCATCTTCGTCGAACGAAGCGGTGCACCTCCAGCGGCGGCTGCTAAGCCTCAGCTCGGAGCTGGTCACCCTCCGCAATCATCTACACGTTGGCGGAGCGAGCGGTGGCGGAGCGGGCGCCGCTGGAGCTGCCGGCACCGCCGCCAGCGGTACTTCGTCCAGCGGCTCGCAGCCCGCAGTGCCCCCTCGCGCTCCATTGTTACTTCCACCACCGGCACCTGCGCCACCATTGCAGCCTCACCACCCTCCGCCGCCTCCACCAG AGGCGAGATGGCGGGCGGGCAGCGGAAGCGGGACCGCCACGGCGAGCGCATGCGCGGGCGCGGGCGTCGGAGCGGGCGCGGGGACCGACGTGGACGACCTCATCCACCTGCGCGGCCCGCTCACCGAGGACGCCGTAGTGCGAGCACTTCAGGCGCgattctatcaaaataaattctac ACGTCCGTGGGGCCGATACTCATCGCGATGAACGCGTACACGGACGCCGGCAACGCGCTGACGccgggcgcggcgcgcgcgcagcgGCCCGAGCTGGCGCGCCTCGTGCACGACGCCGTGCGCCACCAGGCCGACACCGGCTGCCCGCAGGCCATCATACTGTCAG GTGTATCGGGTTCGGGTAAGACGTACGCGTCGATGGTGCTGCTTCGGAGACTATTCGACGTGGCGGGCGGCGGGCCGGAGACCGACGCCTTCAAGCATCTGGCGGCCGCCTTCACCGTCCTCCGCTCGCTCGGCACCGCCGCCACACACGCTAACTCGCATTCCAGTAGGATC GGACATTTCATCGAGGTGCAGGTGACGGACGGCGCCCTGTACCGCACCAAGATTCACTGCTACTTCCTGGACCAGACGCGCGTGGTGCGGCCGCCGGCGGGCGAGCGCAACTATCACATCTTCTACCAGATGCTGGCCGGCCTCACGACCGACGAGCGCTCGCAGCTACATCTCGATGGCTACACGGCGAACGACCTGCG TTATTTGGCCTCTTCTCACCCACGACGACCCGAAGCCGAAGACGGGGCTCGGTTTCATGCGTGGAAGAGCTGTCTCGGAGTCCTCGGTATACCATTTCTGGACGTACTGAGGGTGCTGGCCGCGGTGCTGCTGCTCGGCAACGTCCACTTCACTGACAACGCAGAGGGAACGGCGGAACCGAACGGAGAG GCGGAGTTGGTGGCGGCCGGCTCGCTGCTGGGCGTGGGCGCGGCGGCGCTGATGCGCGGGCTGGGCACGCGctgcgcgccgcgcgccgcccgcgGGCAGGCGCGCGCGCCCGccagcgccgccgccgccgccgccgcgcgcgaCGCGCTCGCCAAGGCGCTCTACTGCCGCACCGTCGCCACCATCGTGCGCCGCGCCAACTCGCTCAAGCGCCTCGGCTCCACGCTGGGCACCTTGTCGTCGGACTCCAACGAATCC GACGCGGCGTCGCGACGCGCCTCGACggccggcggcggcgcgcgcggccgTGCGGGCGCTCGCTCGATGGCGGCGCTCAACGACGCCGTGCGTCACGCCACCGACGGCTTCGTCGGCATCCTCGATATGTTCGGCTTCGAGGACGCCGGCCCGAGTCGGCTCGAACATCTCTGCGCTAATCTTTGCGCCGAAACGATGCAACACTTCTACAATACCCACGTTTTCAAG TCTTCGGCGGAGTCCTGTCGAGAGGAAGGAGTGACCGGTGCGCTGGAAGTGGAGTACGTGGACAACGTGCCTTGCATCGACCTGGTGTCGTCGCTGCGCACGGGGCTGCTGGCCGCACTCGACGTGGAGTGCGCCGCGCGCAACACGGCCGAGCAATACGTCTCTCGCATTAAATCCGCTCATAG AGGTCATCCGAGATTGGCGGAACCGAGACCGCCGCACCCTCGGCGCTTTGCTGTCAGACACTACGCGGGCGAGGTGACCTACGACGCTAGCGATTTTCTGGATGCGAATCGCGACGCGGTACCCGACGAGTTGTTGGCCGCTTTCGATACGAGGACTTGCGAGTTCGGTTTTGCAACACACCTCTTCGGTGCCGAACTCAAG GCGCTGGCGGCGGCGGGCGGGCCGGCGGGCGCGCAGTTCCGCGCGTCCCCcacggcgggcggcgcggcagtggcggcgggcgcgctgggcgccgcgccccccgcgccctgCTCGCCCGCCGCGCCCCCCTCCACGCTCACGCAGGACTTCCACACGCGCCTCGACAACCTGCTGCGCACACTCGTCCATGCGCGTCCGCACTTTGTGCGCTGTCTGCGAGCCAACTCGACGGAGACCCCCATGCATTTCGATCGCCTCACGGTCGCACGACAG GTTCGCGCTTTGCAAATTCTGGAAACCGTCCAACTCATGGCCAGCGGATACCCGCATCGCATGCGGTTTCGCGCGTTCAGCGGCCGCTACCGCGCGCTGTGGCGACGCAGCGCCAGCGGGGCGGACCGCGAGTCCGGCGCGGGCTGCGCTCGCGTGCTGCGCTCCgtggccgccgccgccgcgccccccgcgcccgccTCGCCCGCCGCTGTGCGCTGGGCGCTCGGCAAACGACACGTATTTCTCAGCGAGGGAATGCGACAG GTTTTGGAGCGTATGAGGCGCGCTCGCCGGCAGGCGGCCGCAGAGCGCATCCAAGCGGCGTGGCGGGCGCAGCGCGCGCGAGCGGCGCGCGGCGCCCGCCCTGCTCCTCCCGCGCGGCGCCGCCCCGCGCCCATCGCCGGCACTCCGCCGCCCGACCCCGCCGACAAGTGCGATCCCCAACTCGTCAAACGGACCTGCTCGCTCTTCGGCCTCGACTTG GAGCGGCCGCCGCCGCTGCCGCCGTCGCGCGCGTACACGGTGGCGAACGGCGTGAAGCTGGGCTACCCGCAGCAGCGCACCGTGGCGGCGGACTGGGACGAGGCCGGCGTGCGGCTGCGCGTGGGCGACTGCGTGCTGGCGCtgggcgcggcgcggcgcgggcaCGTGTCGGTGCAGGCGGGCGGGCGCACGGTGCCCGTGCCGCACGCCGTGCTGGGCCCGCCCCGCGCGCCGCgccccgcgccgccgccgccgcccgcgcccgcctgA
- the Dachs gene encoding unconventional myosin-IXAa isoform X2 — MLLPDQTYEGASATTPSSAPTASPTLAPLAALLRSHHVRPDFFCTYRSRQIHTHRQTSVGQEKKEETLEEPGERRQTVHRPRRVRSQRLDASSSNEAVHLQRRLLSLSSELVTLRNHLHVGGASGGGAGAAGAAGTAASGTSSSGSQPAVPPRAPLLLPPPAPAPPLQPHHPPPPPPEARWRAGSGSGTATASACAGAGVGAGAGTDVDDLIHLRGPLTEDAVVRALQARFYQNKFYTSVGPILIAMNAYTDAGNALTPGAARAQRPELARLVHDAVRHQADTGCPQAIILSGVSGSGKTYASMVLLRRLFDVAGGGPETDAFKHLAAAFTVLRSLGTAATHANSHSSRIGHFIEVQVTDGALYRTKIHCYFLDQTRVVRPPAGERNYHIFYQMLAGLTTDERSQLHLDGYTANDLRYLASSHPRRPEAEDGARFHAWKSCLGVLGIPFLDVLRVLAAVLLLGNVHFTDNAEGTAEPNGEAELVAAGSLLGVGAAALMRGLGTRCAPRAARGQARAPASAAAAAAARDALAKALYCRTVATIVRRANSLKRLGSTLGTLSSDSNESVHQDAASRRASTAGGGARGRAGARSMAALNDAVRHATDGFVGILDMFGFEDAGPSRLEHLCANLCAETMQHFYNTHVFKSSAESCREEGVTGALEVEYVDNVPCIDLVSSLRTGLLAALDVECAARNTAEQYVSRIKSAHRGHPRLAEPRPPHPRRFAVRHYAGEVTYDASDFLDANRDAVPDELLAAFDTRTCEFGFATHLFGAELKALAAAGGPAGAQFRASPTAGGAAVAAGALGAAPPAPCSPAAPPSTLTQDFHTRLDNLLRTLVHARPHFVRCLRANSTETPMHFDRLTVARQVRALQILETVQLMASGYPHRMRFRAFSGRYRALWRRSASGADRESGAGCARVLRSVAAAAAPPAPASPAAVRWALGKRHVFLSEGMRQVLERMRRARRQAAAERIQAAWRAQRARAARGARPAPPARRRPAPIAGTPPPDPADKCDPQLVKRTCSLFGLDLERPPPLPPSRAYTVANGVKLGYPQQRTVAADWDEAGVRLRVGDCVLALGAARRGHVSVQAGGRTVPVPHAVLGPPRAPRPAPPPPPAPA, encoded by the exons ATGTTGCTGCCGGACCAGACGTACGAGGGTGCCTCGGCCACCACCCCCTCCTCCGCCCCCACCGCCTCCCCCACATTGGCACCGCTGGCCGCGCTGCTGCGTTCGCATCACGTACGCCCAGACTTCTTCTGCACATACCGGTCTCGACAGATTCACACACatag ACAGACGTCGGTGGGTCAAGAGAAGAAAGAAGAGACGCTGGAGGAGCCCGGTGAGCGGCGTCAGACAGTGCACCGACCGCGTCGCGTGCGCTCTCAACGCCTCG ACGCATCTTCGTCGAACGAAGCGGTGCACCTCCAGCGGCGGCTGCTAAGCCTCAGCTCGGAGCTGGTCACCCTCCGCAATCATCTACACGTTGGCGGAGCGAGCGGTGGCGGAGCGGGCGCCGCTGGAGCTGCCGGCACCGCCGCCAGCGGTACTTCGTCCAGCGGCTCGCAGCCCGCAGTGCCCCCTCGCGCTCCATTGTTACTTCCACCACCGGCACCTGCGCCACCATTGCAGCCTCACCACCCTCCGCCGCCTCCACCAG AGGCGAGATGGCGGGCGGGCAGCGGAAGCGGGACCGCCACGGCGAGCGCATGCGCGGGCGCGGGCGTCGGAGCGGGCGCGGGGACCGACGTGGACGACCTCATCCACCTGCGCGGCCCGCTCACCGAGGACGCCGTAGTGCGAGCACTTCAGGCGCgattctatcaaaataaattctac ACGTCCGTGGGGCCGATACTCATCGCGATGAACGCGTACACGGACGCCGGCAACGCGCTGACGccgggcgcggcgcgcgcgcagcgGCCCGAGCTGGCGCGCCTCGTGCACGACGCCGTGCGCCACCAGGCCGACACCGGCTGCCCGCAGGCCATCATACTGTCAG GTGTATCGGGTTCGGGTAAGACGTACGCGTCGATGGTGCTGCTTCGGAGACTATTCGACGTGGCGGGCGGCGGGCCGGAGACCGACGCCTTCAAGCATCTGGCGGCCGCCTTCACCGTCCTCCGCTCGCTCGGCACCGCCGCCACACACGCTAACTCGCATTCCAGTAGGATC GGACATTTCATCGAGGTGCAGGTGACGGACGGCGCCCTGTACCGCACCAAGATTCACTGCTACTTCCTGGACCAGACGCGCGTGGTGCGGCCGCCGGCGGGCGAGCGCAACTATCACATCTTCTACCAGATGCTGGCCGGCCTCACGACCGACGAGCGCTCGCAGCTACATCTCGATGGCTACACGGCGAACGACCTGCG TTATTTGGCCTCTTCTCACCCACGACGACCCGAAGCCGAAGACGGGGCTCGGTTTCATGCGTGGAAGAGCTGTCTCGGAGTCCTCGGTATACCATTTCTGGACGTACTGAGGGTGCTGGCCGCGGTGCTGCTGCTCGGCAACGTCCACTTCACTGACAACGCAGAGGGAACGGCGGAACCGAACGGAGAG GCGGAGTTGGTGGCGGCCGGCTCGCTGCTGGGCGTGGGCGCGGCGGCGCTGATGCGCGGGCTGGGCACGCGctgcgcgccgcgcgccgcccgcgGGCAGGCGCGCGCGCCCGccagcgccgccgccgccgccgccgcgcgcgaCGCGCTCGCCAAGGCGCTCTACTGCCGCACCGTCGCCACCATCGTGCGCCGCGCCAACTCGCTCAAGCGCCTCGGCTCCACGCTGGGCACCTTGTCGTCGGACTCCAACGAATCC GTGCACCAGGACGCGGCGTCGCGACGCGCCTCGACggccggcggcggcgcgcgcggccgTGCGGGCGCTCGCTCGATGGCGGCGCTCAACGACGCCGTGCGTCACGCCACCGACGGCTTCGTCGGCATCCTCGATATGTTCGGCTTCGAGGACGCCGGCCCGAGTCGGCTCGAACATCTCTGCGCTAATCTTTGCGCCGAAACGATGCAACACTTCTACAATACCCACGTTTTCAAG TCTTCGGCGGAGTCCTGTCGAGAGGAAGGAGTGACCGGTGCGCTGGAAGTGGAGTACGTGGACAACGTGCCTTGCATCGACCTGGTGTCGTCGCTGCGCACGGGGCTGCTGGCCGCACTCGACGTGGAGTGCGCCGCGCGCAACACGGCCGAGCAATACGTCTCTCGCATTAAATCCGCTCATAG AGGTCATCCGAGATTGGCGGAACCGAGACCGCCGCACCCTCGGCGCTTTGCTGTCAGACACTACGCGGGCGAGGTGACCTACGACGCTAGCGATTTTCTGGATGCGAATCGCGACGCGGTACCCGACGAGTTGTTGGCCGCTTTCGATACGAGGACTTGCGAGTTCGGTTTTGCAACACACCTCTTCGGTGCCGAACTCAAG GCGCTGGCGGCGGCGGGCGGGCCGGCGGGCGCGCAGTTCCGCGCGTCCCCcacggcgggcggcgcggcagtggcggcgggcgcgctgggcgccgcgccccccgcgccctgCTCGCCCGCCGCGCCCCCCTCCACGCTCACGCAGGACTTCCACACGCGCCTCGACAACCTGCTGCGCACACTCGTCCATGCGCGTCCGCACTTTGTGCGCTGTCTGCGAGCCAACTCGACGGAGACCCCCATGCATTTCGATCGCCTCACGGTCGCACGACAG GTTCGCGCTTTGCAAATTCTGGAAACCGTCCAACTCATGGCCAGCGGATACCCGCATCGCATGCGGTTTCGCGCGTTCAGCGGCCGCTACCGCGCGCTGTGGCGACGCAGCGCCAGCGGGGCGGACCGCGAGTCCGGCGCGGGCTGCGCTCGCGTGCTGCGCTCCgtggccgccgccgccgcgccccccgcgcccgccTCGCCCGCCGCTGTGCGCTGGGCGCTCGGCAAACGACACGTATTTCTCAGCGAGGGAATGCGACAG GTTTTGGAGCGTATGAGGCGCGCTCGCCGGCAGGCGGCCGCAGAGCGCATCCAAGCGGCGTGGCGGGCGCAGCGCGCGCGAGCGGCGCGCGGCGCCCGCCCTGCTCCTCCCGCGCGGCGCCGCCCCGCGCCCATCGCCGGCACTCCGCCGCCCGACCCCGCCGACAAGTGCGATCCCCAACTCGTCAAACGGACCTGCTCGCTCTTCGGCCTCGACTTG GAGCGGCCGCCGCCGCTGCCGCCGTCGCGCGCGTACACGGTGGCGAACGGCGTGAAGCTGGGCTACCCGCAGCAGCGCACCGTGGCGGCGGACTGGGACGAGGCCGGCGTGCGGCTGCGCGTGGGCGACTGCGTGCTGGCGCtgggcgcggcgcggcgcgggcaCGTGTCGGTGCAGGCGGGCGGGCGCACGGTGCCCGTGCCGCACGCCGTGCTGGGCCCGCCCCGCGCGCCGCgccccgcgccgccgccgccgcccgcgcccgcctgA